AGGCGGCGAATGATCTCACAGTGCTCGATCACCTCTTCGACGGGGAGGGACATGGCCTTGGCGATGTCGTTGAACCGGTGACTCTGGAGGAGCTCGAGGTGCTCCGCGACCATTACTTCCGCTGGGGTTCCTCCGAGCTCGAGCTGGCGAAGCTGGATCAATAGGCACTCTCTCAAGTCGCGCGCGGCGACGCCCACGGGATCGAATGCCTGAATGACCGTGAGCACCCGTTCCACATCGGCACGCTCGTAGTCACCCATCTGACAGAGCTCATCGGTCGTCGCCTGGAGGAACCCATGCTCGTCGACGTTACCGATGATCGCTTCGCCGATCTCGATGTCCTTGTCGTCACTCAACGTCATGCGCAGTTGCCAGGCAAGGTGGTCCGCGATCGACGCGGTGCTCGAGAGGGTGTTCTCGATTGGAGGAAGGTCGGGGATCTCGTAACTCGTCCGCGGCCGGTAGCCATCGTCGAGATAGTCGCTGAAGAAGGACTCGTAATCGATCTCGTTCAACGAGTCTTCGTTCTTGCTCTCGGACTCCGCCTTTTCGTCGCGGGTCTCGGCCGCCGCCGCCTCTTCGCTGCCCTCCACCGATTCCGCGCTCTCTCGTTCGACTTCCTCCTCCAAGAGCGGATTCTCGGTGATTTCCTGCTGGAGCATATCGGCAAGCTCGAGCGTCGACATCGGCAGGAGTTTGATCGCCTGCTGGAGAGACGGGGTCAGTATGAGCTTTTGCTGAAGCTTCGGCTGAAGGCTTAGCTTTTGCTGCACGGCTGCCCAATCACGGCTCAGTCGAGCCGGAAATCCTCTCCGAAGTAAACACGACGAACATCTTCGTTTTCTGCCAGCTCCTCGGGGGTTCCCGAGCAGAGAATCTTCCCATCGTTCATTATATAGGCTCGATCGGTGATCTTCAGGGTTTCTCTGACGTTGTGATCGGTGACCAGAATGCCGATTCCCCGGGTTTTCAGATGCTGGACGATCCTCTGGATGTCCCCGACCGCAATGGGATCGATGCCGGCGAAGGGCTCGTCGAGCAGCATGAAGGCGGGAGACGTCACCAGGGCGCGCGTTATCTCGGCGCGGCGTCGCTCCCCGCCGGACAGCGTATAGCCACGCGAGCGCGCCTTGTCGGTAAGCCCAAGTTCTTCCAGCACTTCCGCGAGTCGCCTCCGCTTTTCCGAGACGTCGAGGCTCAGGGTCTCGAGAATGGCCAAGGCGTTCTCCTCGACGGTGAGCTTGCGAAAAATCGAGGGCTCCTGGGGCAAGTAGCTGATCCCGCTGCGGGCACGGAGATACATCGGGAACTCTGTGATTTCCTGATCATCCAGATAAACACTTCCAGAATCCGGTCGTGTCAAACCCACGACCATGTGAAATGTCGTCGTCTTTCCCGCACCGTTGGGACCTAGCAGTCCAACGACCTCGCCCTCACGCACTTCGATCGTGACGTCGTCGACCACTTTCTTCTTGCGAAAGGACTTCGCGAGCGATCGGCCCCGCAAAACCTGCATCAATGAGGGCGCGGTTTCGATGAGTACGTCGTTTTAGTGCGGTTTTGCTCTTGGCCGTCAACGAAAATCGTATCATCGGTCAAAGAGAATGTCAATTGCTTTGCTTCCGTGAGTTTACCGTCGTTTTCCATCCACGCCCGCTCACCGGTCACCGTCACTTGGTCGTCGCTCGGGGAGTATCTTGCCGCGTCACCCGCGGCTTTCCCGTTGGGCGTCTGGATCTCCACCTGTCCCCTCGCATGAAGCTCCCGCACTTCCCCGGAACCGGGGGCGAGCTTGAGGTCGAGCTCCTCGCCCGTCAGCGACATGGACTCCGCACGCATATCGACGTGGCCCCGGTAAAGCATGACATCTGCTCGAGAACGGTAGTCGAGCTCCTCGGCAAGCGTCACCGTCGGCCTCGGTGGACCGTCGGCTTCGCCCGAGAGTCTCTGAAAGATAACGGTGCGGACCCCGCCTCGCGCGTCGAGGTCGCCCGCCGACTGCGATATCTCGATCCGGTCGGCTTCGATCCGGTTCTGCCCCTGGAAACCGCGGGCATGGTCGGTATAGATGGCGAGGTCCTTATTGCGGTCGTACCGGACTCGATCGGCGACGAAGTACACCGCTTCGTCGCTCTCGTTCCCGGGAAACACCCGGCCATCGGAAGCTGCCTGAGTCGTCGAACGCACCGCACCGAGCCCTTCTACGTCTCCCGAATCGACGTTGATACGGATCTCATCGGCTTCCAGCCGGGCTCGCTGGTCCCACAGTCGCGGGGATTCCTCCAGCACGAGCAGTGATTCGGCAACCCGAAAAGTTCCCTGCTCGGCTTCGGCGCGGGCGTCGCCCTGCTCGAACGTCACCGAGCGCTCGCATCGCGCTTCCAACATATCGCCGGTAATGGGGTCGAAATCCGTCTCGAGCTGCCGCGCGGTGACGATTTTCTTCTGTTCGTTGCTGCCGGCCATGGGGGTGAGGACGAGCATCACGCCTCCTCTTCCTCGAAGCACGGTGAGCCTTCCCTCCTCATCGAAGTCGAACGCCAGAGTGTATCCCTCGAGCTCTTTGTGGTAGCCGGCCTGGGCACCTTCGAGAAGGGTCAT
Above is a window of Vicinamibacteria bacterium DNA encoding:
- the rpoN gene encoding RNA polymerase factor sigma-54, with protein sequence MQQKLSLQPKLQQKLILTPSLQQAIKLLPMSTLELADMLQQEITENPLLEEEVERESAESVEGSEEAAAAETRDEKAESESKNEDSLNEIDYESFFSDYLDDGYRPRTSYEIPDLPPIENTLSSTASIADHLAWQLRMTLSDDKDIEIGEAIIGNVDEHGFLQATTDELCQMGDYERADVERVLTVIQAFDPVGVAARDLRECLLIQLRQLELGGTPAEVMVAEHLELLQSHRFNDIAKAMSLPVEEVIEHCEIIRRLDPQPGSKFHTERSHYVTPDVYVVKVDDKYEIVLNEDRLPQLRISSIYRRMLENKSAENEATRNYVKEKLRSALWLIKSVDQRQKTIYKVANSIVRQQIDFLDNGVEHLRPMVLRDVANDIEMHESTVSRVVSNKYMHTPQGVFEMKYFFHSGIASRDGEHVSSVTIKRRIRKIVEEENPKKPLSDSKIVKILEDEGLVLARRTIAKYREELRIPPSNQRKNLYSSPFAS
- the lptB gene encoding LPS export ABC transporter ATP-binding protein, which gives rise to MMQVLRGRSLAKSFRKKKVVDDVTIEVREGEVVGLLGPNGAGKTTTFHMVVGLTRPDSGSVYLDDQEITEFPMYLRARSGISYLPQEPSIFRKLTVEENALAILETLSLDVSEKRRRLAEVLEELGLTDKARSRGYTLSGGERRRAEITRALVTSPAFMLLDEPFAGIDPIAVGDIQRIVQHLKTRGIGILVTDHNVRETLKITDRAYIMNDGKILCSGTPEELAENEDVRRVYFGEDFRLD
- a CDS encoding LptA/OstA family protein; this encodes RAVLKRRQNWLRYVDDVHVRHSDRSLACNDLQVYFSEDRESIEHLEAYENVDLRMNVSASEEPGDLSGGSRSRITSEPGLKRLLTDKLEVYLREGGEHLERVRALEGARLVMTLLEGAQAGYHKELEGYTLAFDFDEEGRLTVLRGRGGVMLVLTPMAGSNEQKKIVTARQLETDFDPITGDMLEARCERSVTFEQGDARAEAEQGTFRVAESLLVLEESPRLWDQRARLEADEIRINVDSGDVEGLGAVRSTTQAASDGRVFPGNESDEAVYFVADRVRYDRNKDLAIYTDHARGFQGQNRIEADRIEISQSAGDLDARGGVRTVIFQRLSGEADGPPRPTVTLAEELDYRSRADVMLYRGHVDMRAESMSLTGEELDLKLAPGSGEVRELHARGQVEIQTPNGKAAGDAARYSPSDDQVTVTGERAWMENDGKLTEAKQLTFSLTDDTIFVDGQEQNRTKTTYSSKPRPH